The Calditerrivibrio nitroreducens DSM 19672 genome window below encodes:
- a CDS encoding protein phosphatase CheZ, producing MYEVKDLSELIEIAKKINSGEYELTSISIDPNHELFEVVQFFNESIKKISTARDVVEDSYEDLPIFEKVLKDVVKDTKSASEKILNLTDNINFNISEIKDNITLLKEALKNDELNKALGLVDRLVDKAIEGQDIAFDMISALEFQDITKQKIDKLLKVVKDLEKKLSDLIIKFGLKHNKIDVDTLNRLGEKDSILNDQDLVNQLLKEFGL from the coding sequence ATGTATGAAGTCAAAGATCTCTCTGAATTAATAGAGATCGCTAAGAAGATCAATTCTGGCGAATATGAGTTAACATCGATATCGATAGATCCCAATCACGAATTGTTTGAAGTTGTTCAATTTTTCAATGAATCTATAAAAAAGATTTCCACCGCCCGTGATGTCGTAGAGGATAGCTATGAAGATCTTCCTATTTTTGAAAAAGTGTTAAAAGATGTTGTTAAAGACACTAAATCTGCCTCCGAAAAGATCTTAAATCTCACAGATAATATAAATTTTAATATAAGTGAAATAAAAGACAATATTACTTTACTAAAAGAAGCATTAAAAAATGATGAATTAAATAAAGCATTAGGTCTGGTGGATAGATTAGTTGATAAGGCTATAGAAGGTCAGGATATAGCTTTTGATATGATATCGGCTCTTGAATTTCAGGACATCACAAAACAGAAGATAGACAAGTTGTTGAAAGTTGTGAAGGATCTTGAAAAAAAATTAAGTGATTTGATTATAAAATTTGGATTAAAACATAATAAGATAGATGTGGATACGTTAAACAGATTAGGTGAAAAAGATAGTATATTAAACGATCAGGATTTAGTAAATCAGCTTTTGAAAGAATTTGGTCTATAG
- a CDS encoding hybrid sensor histidine kinase/response regulator yields MSHGEMDDLIQDFILESSEIIEQLDQDLVELEHRKNDLELLNKIFRAAHTIKGSSSFLGFDKMSTVTHHAEEILNKLRKGEMVVVPEIMDILLEFVDVIKRILEDIKNGRDSVNIDQIVKKLKLANEGKISVASSSTAVDSDKKQLKVEQKDEGEGAQLKKATKAIEQTIRVDVSRLDSLMNLVGELVLSRNRIAQISSELERKFEGDYLVEQLLETTSQIGLITTELQLAVMKTRMVPIGKVFNKFPRMIRDLARDLKKDVDLIITGEDTELDKSVVEEIGDPLVHMIRNAVDHGIESPEERIKKGKPAKGKVHLAAYHEGNHIVIEITDDGKGMDPEKLKKKAIEKKVITPEEAKGMSKEEAFGLIFKPGFSTAEKVTGVSGRGVGMDVVKTNIEKLNGIISIESEIDKGSVFKLKLPLTLAIIQALLVDVSGEVFAIPLVSVIETVRINENEIHNFEGREVLKLRDSVLSLVRLDDVFGLEGSFSQDIYVVVVALAEKRIGLVVDRLVGQEEIVIKSLGEYLSGNVGIAGATIMGDGKVRLILDVSGVMEIATKMPKKIKKGKSLKTSNVSSNNMVNVLVVDDSSTDRKIMKRLLSSSGWINCVEVTNPHDAITATQDLNIDLLITDVMMPDIDGFELARILRERGFDKPIIAVSGRGEAAANQKAKISGINAFMTKPINLQEMLNKIDELIGVNR; encoded by the coding sequence ATGTCCCATGGTGAAATGGACGATTTGATTCAGGATTTTATTTTAGAATCTTCTGAAATTATAGAGCAGCTGGATCAGGATCTCGTAGAATTGGAGCATAGAAAAAATGACCTTGAACTGCTAAACAAGATATTCAGGGCTGCCCATACCATAAAAGGATCATCTTCATTCTTAGGTTTCGACAAAATGAGCACAGTCACCCACCATGCTGAGGAGATTTTGAATAAGCTCAGAAAAGGGGAGATGGTTGTAGTTCCTGAGATAATGGATATTTTGCTTGAATTTGTGGATGTGATCAAAAGGATTCTTGAAGATATAAAAAATGGTAGGGATTCGGTTAATATAGATCAAATAGTAAAAAAATTAAAACTTGCCAATGAAGGGAAGATTTCGGTGGCTTCTTCCTCAACTGCTGTAGATTCTGATAAAAAACAGCTTAAAGTGGAGCAGAAGGATGAAGGGGAAGGGGCTCAGCTTAAAAAGGCAACAAAAGCAATTGAGCAGACGATCAGGGTTGATGTTTCAAGACTTGATTCCCTTATGAATCTGGTGGGGGAATTGGTACTTAGCAGAAACAGGATTGCCCAGATCTCTTCTGAACTTGAAAGGAAGTTTGAAGGGGATTATCTTGTGGAGCAGCTCCTTGAGACCACTTCACAGATCGGTTTGATTACTACTGAGCTTCAGCTGGCCGTAATGAAAACCAGAATGGTACCGATAGGTAAAGTTTTTAATAAATTCCCCAGAATGATTAGGGATCTTGCAAGAGATCTGAAAAAAGATGTTGACCTCATAATCACTGGTGAGGATACAGAGCTTGATAAGTCTGTGGTGGAAGAGATAGGTGATCCTCTTGTGCATATGATAAGAAATGCTGTGGATCATGGCATAGAGAGTCCTGAGGAGAGAATTAAGAAGGGTAAACCTGCTAAAGGCAAAGTTCATCTTGCGGCTTATCATGAGGGTAACCACATAGTGATAGAGATTACAGATGATGGTAAAGGGATGGATCCTGAAAAGCTAAAGAAAAAAGCAATAGAAAAGAAGGTAATTACCCCTGAAGAAGCAAAGGGGATGAGCAAAGAAGAGGCTTTTGGCCTTATCTTCAAACCTGGGTTTTCCACCGCTGAGAAAGTGACTGGTGTCTCTGGACGTGGTGTGGGTATGGACGTGGTGAAAACCAATATAGAGAAATTAAATGGTATTATATCAATAGAATCTGAAATAGACAAAGGCTCTGTCTTTAAATTGAAGCTACCGCTTACTCTTGCTATTATTCAGGCTTTACTGGTTGATGTGTCAGGGGAAGTTTTTGCCATTCCTCTTGTTTCAGTTATTGAAACTGTAAGGATAAATGAAAACGAAATTCACAATTTTGAGGGTAGGGAGGTATTAAAATTAAGGGATTCTGTACTTTCTCTTGTAAGGCTTGACGATGTTTTTGGATTGGAAGGTTCTTTTTCTCAGGATATATATGTTGTTGTGGTGGCTCTTGCAGAAAAGAGGATTGGTCTTGTGGTGGACCGTCTTGTGGGACAGGAGGAGATAGTTATAAAATCATTGGGTGAATATTTAAGTGGTAATGTGGGTATAGCCGGAGCAACGATAATGGGTGATGGTAAGGTTCGCCTTATTCTCGATGTTTCTGGGGTTATGGAAATTGCCACCAAAATGCCCAAAAAGATAAAAAAAGGTAAGTCACTCAAAACATCAAACGTTTCTTCTAACAACATGGTTAATGTGCTTGTTGTGGATGATTCATCCACAGATAGAAAAATTATGAAAAGATTACTATCTTCCTCTGGCTGGATCAATTGTGTGGAGGTCACAAATCCTCATGATGCCATCACTGCTACTCAAGACTTAAATATTGATCTACTTATCACAGATGTCATGATGCCGGATATAGATGGGTTTGAGCTTGCAAGGATATTAAGGGAGAGGGGGTTTGATAAGCCTATAATAGCAGTTTCTGGTAGAGGGGAGGCTGCTGCCAATCAAAAGGCTAAGATATCAGGTATAAATGCATTCATGACCAAACCGATAAATCTCCAGGAGATGCTAAACAAAATAGATGAGTTGATAGGTGTTAATAGGTAG
- a CDS encoding SpoIIE family protein phosphatase — MDCALLLDVVDAIIMEIDEEYRIKYINSPVKTLTGKPKEKLINKKCFSVLFGFTEPCPNCQIENLKSGKIALNIIHDAITHRGFRKLYSAKFEKISNGSFVEIITDITENKKLVDTMAHQTKELKAKNVMLTLQKKEIEKKQYFIEKVLNSTNEGIMVVNEDFEIVLLNYLTKEIFQVKESDIKDKKCFNIYGFEEQCPDCPYKNRSVAKSSRKVDGKSLSIYFNKFENFMVESIRDVTKEVYLIDEIKNQQKELEEKQRQMALLNTDLLKMNEKLQQAQKIIDDELRQVGEIQASLLPASLPVIDGYEFGSLYIPAEHAGGDYYDCIEMSNGYWGFTVADVSGHGTPAAVIMAITRAIMRSYTYDVINASEAISMVNEILCSNIYTNDFVTMLYVVLNSATGECNFASAGHNPLLLFEKNNMMVKKVTCGGMFLGVFDDVEYESGSFELNDGDIAFMYTDGLVEAMNPEDDLYGYDRLISKLIMFNELSCQEIIDNIMLDVKDFCRGRKFNDDITILVIKKKGA, encoded by the coding sequence ATGGACTGCGCTTTATTGCTGGATGTTGTTGATGCCATTATTATGGAAATAGATGAAGAATATAGAATTAAGTATATCAATAGCCCTGTAAAAACTCTCACAGGGAAACCCAAGGAAAAATTAATAAATAAAAAATGTTTCAGCGTATTATTTGGTTTTACCGAGCCATGTCCAAACTGTCAAATTGAAAATCTTAAAAGTGGTAAAATTGCATTAAATATAATCCACGACGCAATCACCCATAGAGGGTTTCGTAAACTTTATTCGGCTAAATTTGAAAAGATTTCTAATGGTTCTTTTGTGGAAATTATTACGGATATCACTGAGAATAAAAAGTTAGTAGACACAATGGCACATCAGACTAAAGAACTCAAAGCAAAAAATGTGATGCTTACCCTTCAAAAAAAAGAGATTGAAAAGAAGCAGTATTTTATTGAAAAAGTTTTAAATAGTACAAATGAAGGGATTATGGTGGTAAATGAGGATTTCGAGATTGTTTTATTAAATTATCTAACCAAGGAGATCTTTCAGGTTAAAGAATCTGATATAAAAGATAAAAAATGTTTTAATATATACGGCTTCGAAGAACAGTGCCCCGATTGCCCATATAAAAATAGATCTGTGGCAAAAAGTTCAAGGAAGGTGGATGGAAAGAGTCTTTCAATCTATTTTAATAAATTTGAAAATTTTATGGTGGAAAGTATAAGGGATGTTACTAAAGAGGTGTATTTAATAGATGAAATTAAGAATCAACAAAAAGAGCTTGAAGAGAAACAGAGGCAAATGGCTTTACTTAATACTGATTTACTGAAAATGAATGAGAAGTTGCAGCAGGCTCAAAAGATAATAGATGATGAATTAAGGCAGGTGGGAGAGATTCAGGCAAGTCTTTTACCTGCATCTCTACCTGTTATTGATGGCTATGAGTTTGGTTCACTCTATATCCCTGCTGAACACGCTGGTGGAGATTATTACGATTGTATTGAGATGAGTAATGGTTACTGGGGTTTTACGGTTGCAGACGTATCTGGGCATGGTACCCCTGCTGCTGTTATAATGGCGATTACAAGGGCTATTATGAGGTCTTATACTTATGACGTCATAAATGCAAGTGAAGCGATATCGATGGTGAATGAAATTCTGTGTAGTAATATATACACAAATGATTTTGTTACTATGCTTTATGTTGTTTTAAACTCAGCCACAGGTGAGTGTAATTTTGCCAGTGCCGGGCATAATCCGTTGCTTTTATTTGAAAAAAATAATATGATGGTAAAAAAGGTGACATGTGGTGGGATGTTTCTGGGGGTATTTGACGATGTGGAGTACGAGAGTGGATCTTTTGAGCTGAATGATGGTGATATAGCTTTTATGTATACAGATGGTTTGGTGGAGGCTATGAACCCGGAAGATGATCTATATGGATATGATAGGTTGATATCAAAATTGATAATGTTTAATGAGCTTAGTTGCCAGGAGATTATTGATAACATAATGTTGGATGTGAAAGATTTTTGTCGTGGAAGAAAGTTTAATGACGATATAACTATACTAGTAATTAAGAAAAAGGGGGCTTAA
- a CDS encoding STAS domain-containing protein codes for MFDVKEVAGITVVYLKGEVNAQSGVELKNHVLEIFKKTNTVVLSFKGVMYMNSSGLREIIDLLKRSKKENKNLRLCDMSNDIKEMFAFTGLDKVFKIYPDESQALKG; via the coding sequence ATGTTTGATGTAAAAGAAGTAGCTGGTATTACTGTAGTATATTTAAAGGGTGAGGTAAACGCCCAGTCCGGTGTGGAATTGAAAAATCATGTCCTTGAAATTTTTAAAAAGACAAACACTGTTGTTTTATCTTTTAAAGGTGTTATGTATATGAACAGTTCTGGGTTAAGAGAGATAATAGATCTTCTTAAAAGAAGTAAGAAAGAAAATAAAAATTTAAGATTGTGTGATATGTCAAACGATATCAAAGAGATGTTTGCTTTTACTGGATTGGATAAGGTTTTTAAGATATATCCTGATGAATCTCAGGCATTGAAAGGGTAG
- a CDS encoding HEAT repeat domain-containing protein, which translates to MDVLLDKEKKVLSIKFPQDIDVKDFKSAKEQIDKYPDINEVKLDFKDVPYLQSKLIAELIGIKKYSISKNIKLTLTNVQEGVQQVLEISNLLDHFSIKRDFGSYSPHELSYLLLDPEMNDAVIEYIASNFDENYAELLDQFFVSDDPVLIESAILIIGKSHNYEYVDRIKSFLDSPYPNVVRSSILVLGWFGEDSCKEKIYEFLKDEHIDVAEAAAATIALLSDENDSIAIKEYLSSSDERLRKIAIQALSLINDDFAYKFLVEHLKIERNELLRVQLAKAISYFNKPEVSDILLGMLKEDSLKIREAAASSLIRIKATDRVDQIMELVDDKDVWVAYFAVKAIGSLCKEKRCSEQLEKIYPKVDTQVRIAIIEALGNIGHDVSEFLFQLLEDPNEDIRKEALNSISRMNRELAIESANNALKDSSWVVRFKAVEILEELKPDGFKDTLKNCAKSETNRYVKEKIFSIVGEL; encoded by the coding sequence ATGGATGTTTTACTGGATAAAGAAAAGAAAGTTTTATCCATTAAGTTTCCTCAGGATATTGATGTCAAAGATTTCAAATCCGCTAAGGAGCAGATTGATAAGTATCCTGACATTAATGAAGTAAAGCTTGATTTTAAAGATGTCCCATATCTCCAGAGTAAGCTTATTGCAGAACTTATTGGAATTAAGAAGTATTCGATTAGCAAAAATATAAAGCTTACACTTACAAATGTTCAGGAAGGAGTGCAACAAGTTCTTGAGATATCAAATCTTCTGGATCATTTTTCAATTAAAAGGGATTTTGGTAGCTATAGCCCACACGAATTAAGTTATCTACTTCTTGATCCTGAAATGAACGATGCAGTTATAGAATATATTGCTTCAAATTTTGATGAGAATTATGCTGAGCTTCTGGATCAGTTTTTTGTTTCAGATGACCCCGTACTTATTGAGTCGGCTATTTTGATAATAGGAAAATCCCACAACTACGAGTATGTGGACAGGATAAAGAGCTTTCTTGATAGTCCTTATCCAAATGTGGTCCGATCTTCAATACTGGTTTTGGGTTGGTTTGGTGAGGATAGTTGCAAAGAAAAGATATATGAGTTTTTGAAGGATGAACATATCGATGTGGCGGAAGCAGCTGCTGCTACAATAGCTCTATTATCAGATGAAAATGATTCTATAGCAATTAAAGAATATCTCAGTAGTTCTGATGAAAGACTCAGAAAAATCGCAATTCAGGCTTTAAGCTTGATAAATGATGATTTTGCTTATAAATTTCTGGTGGAACATCTCAAGATTGAAAGAAATGAGCTATTAAGGGTTCAGCTGGCAAAAGCTATATCATATTTTAACAAACCTGAAGTATCAGACATCCTATTGGGTATGCTTAAAGAGGACTCATTGAAGATACGCGAAGCGGCTGCGTCATCTTTGATAAGAATTAAAGCTACAGACAGGGTAGACCAGATAATGGAGCTTGTGGATGATAAAGATGTGTGGGTGGCTTATTTTGCAGTAAAAGCCATAGGTTCACTTTGCAAAGAGAAGAGGTGCAGTGAGCAACTGGAAAAGATATATCCAAAGGTGGATACACAGGTTAGAATTGCCATTATAGAGGCTCTTGGTAATATAGGGCATGATGTGTCCGAATTTCTTTTTCAGCTTCTTGAGGATCCAAATGAAGACATCAGGAAAGAGGCTCTTAATTCTATATCTCGCATGAATAGAGAACTGGCAATTGAATCAGCAAATAATGCTTTAAAAGACAGCAGTTGGGTGGTGAGATTCAAGGCGGTTGAAATACTCGAAGAGTTGAAGCCGGATGGTTTTAAAGATACACTGAAAAACTGTGCTAAATCTGAAACGAATAGATATGTAAAAGAAAAAATATTTTCTATAGTGGGTGAGTTATGA
- a CDS encoding CheR family methyltransferase, producing MITSATIKMRDEEFAELADIIYKNAGITFTINKKYLLENRLTKRLNELNFTSYKDYIYFLKYDIKRRDELKILMNLVTINETYFLRERAQMDHMIKKVIPEMVSKGKRSFKIWSAACSSGEEPYSIAMLLNEEGMYGKYNIEIYATDINTEVIAIAERGVYRSVSFRGVPPSIIDKYFTKTGLDFTLKPEIKSKVKFFQANLMESFASSKIGVTDFIFCRNVLIYFDVEAKKKVVDMFYKTLNIGGHLYLGHSETLSKIDDRFKMVNFGTGIAYVK from the coding sequence ATGATCACTTCAGCTACTATAAAGATGAGGGATGAGGAATTTGCTGAGCTTGCGGATATAATCTATAAAAATGCAGGGATAACTTTTACAATCAATAAGAAATATCTTCTGGAAAATAGATTAACCAAAAGGCTCAACGAATTAAACTTTACATCTTACAAAGACTATATCTACTTTTTAAAATATGATATCAAAAGACGTGATGAATTGAAGATATTGATGAACCTGGTCACCATTAATGAAACTTATTTCCTCCGGGAAAGGGCCCAAATGGATCATATGATTAAGAAAGTTATTCCGGAGATGGTTTCAAAAGGGAAAAGAAGCTTTAAGATATGGTCTGCAGCCTGCTCTTCAGGGGAGGAACCCTATTCAATAGCCATGCTTTTGAATGAAGAAGGGATGTACGGGAAATACAATATTGAAATTTATGCTACTGATATAAATACTGAGGTAATAGCGATAGCTGAAAGGGGCGTTTACCGTTCAGTATCTTTTAGAGGGGTGCCACCATCTATTATCGATAAGTATTTTACTAAAACTGGACTTGATTTTACGTTAAAACCTGAAATCAAAAGCAAAGTAAAATTCTTTCAGGCCAATCTTATGGAGAGCTTTGCCTCAAGTAAAATTGGGGTTACAGATTTCATATTTTGCAGAAATGTATTAATATACTTCGATGTTGAGGCAAAGAAAAAGGTAGTTGATATGTTTTACAAGACATTGAATATTGGTGGTCATCTTTACCTTGGGCATTCTGAAACACTGAGTAAGATAGATGATAGATTTAAAATGGTGAATTTTGGTACAGGTATAGCTTATGTAAAATAA
- a CDS encoding PilZ domain-containing protein, translated as MSIVKLKIIFDDNVVRAYGDMISRDPLKLNVRLPSSLPFNEAITTQINFFEAGQNKIYEVKPLRYTGNTLELSVIKELPAKSDRSHYRIGYNGYFRIKKITGDPTPYYQEVKNINEGIKNSLSYKIKSVISKEIPQMQYVLWYLFELDNKIDEILEILKEEKKLNADYIKIKTIDISGGGFSFFSESKDFNVNDIFFVDGLIDDGSIKIRFASISRVVSRHETKKGVICGTVFEEIDNDIRENIVKYVFDKDREMLKEAKNL; from the coding sequence ATGTCGATAGTTAAATTGAAGATTATTTTTGATGATAATGTGGTAAGAGCCTATGGGGATATGATTTCAAGAGATCCTTTAAAACTGAATGTAAGATTACCGTCCTCCCTTCCTTTTAATGAAGCTATAACGACACAGATAAATTTCTTTGAAGCTGGCCAGAATAAAATATATGAGGTAAAGCCACTAAGATACACAGGTAATACTCTTGAACTTTCTGTAATAAAGGAATTGCCTGCCAAATCTGATCGTTCCCACTATAGAATAGGTTATAATGGTTACTTCAGGATCAAAAAGATTACGGGTGATCCAACTCCTTATTACCAGGAGGTAAAAAATATCAATGAAGGGATAAAAAATTCTCTTTCATACAAAATAAAAAGTGTTATTAGCAAAGAGATACCCCAGATGCAGTATGTTTTGTGGTACCTTTTTGAACTCGACAACAAAATAGATGAGATACTTGAGATTTTAAAAGAGGAAAAGAAACTGAATGCTGATTATATCAAGATAAAAACTATTGATATAAGTGGCGGTGGTTTTAGTTTTTTTTCTGAGAGTAAAGATTTTAATGTTAATGATATCTTTTTTGTGGATGGATTGATAGACGATGGATCAATAAAAATCAGGTTTGCCAGTATTTCCAGAGTGGTAAGCAGGCATGAAACTAAAAAAGGGGTAATATGCGGTACGGTTTTTGAGGAGATTGATAACGATATCAGGGAAAATATAGTAAAATATGTATTTGATAAAGATAGGGAAATGTTGAAGGAAGCAAAGAATCTATGA
- a CDS encoding class I SAM-dependent RNA methyltransferase, translated as MMVCVMYVNNIEIYDNVYGGYGIGRLDNGKVVFVPFGVKGDIANIKIKEEKKSFSYGELIELVKPSHHRVDGFCKYIGVCGGCSYGFLDDDFEIEVKRRIVENSFRNISDFKIDEYVHSNKRDYRVRCRMRLKWGGLFYKKFNSNELVSIDECPILKPSILNKLKDVAGSYSDTDCDISIIENEKGEELIFLDSDIDITDSKYNIKSKRCQKGLKSIEFNINKHTIPAGYRSFFQTNRYLFESFQRKVVEQLKGYETVLEFYCGSGFFTIPLSKEVRKIVAIDQNDEALRLLKQQATGRAEVLNTDLKKDIINIKGRFDAVLVNPDRDGLSKGVLKVIMDKKPEIIVYVSCNPQTMSRDIKNFMNRYKMCQFTVVDQFYKTYHIESIAVLTER; from the coding sequence ATGATGGTGTGTGTAATGTATGTTAACAATATAGAAATTTATGATAATGTTTATGGTGGTTATGGAATTGGCAGACTTGACAATGGGAAGGTTGTTTTTGTTCCGTTTGGAGTAAAGGGAGATATTGCGAATATTAAGATAAAAGAGGAAAAGAAGAGCTTTTCCTATGGGGAATTGATTGAATTAGTCAAACCTTCACACCACAGAGTAGATGGTTTTTGTAAGTATATAGGTGTTTGTGGGGGATGTTCCTACGGTTTTCTGGATGATGATTTTGAAATTGAGGTAAAAAGGAGGATTGTTGAAAATAGTTTCAGAAATATTTCAGATTTTAAAATCGATGAGTATGTCCACTCAAATAAAAGGGATTACAGAGTAAGATGCAGGATGAGATTGAAGTGGGGAGGCCTGTTTTATAAAAAGTTTAACTCCAATGAACTTGTGTCGATCGATGAATGCCCCATATTGAAGCCGAGTATTTTGAACAAACTAAAAGATGTTGCAGGTAGCTATTCTGATACAGATTGTGATATATCTATTATTGAAAATGAGAAAGGGGAAGAACTTATCTTTTTAGATTCAGATATAGATATAACTGATAGTAAATATAATATTAAATCAAAAAGATGTCAGAAGGGATTAAAATCGATAGAGTTCAACATCAATAAACATACAATCCCGGCTGGATATAGGAGCTTTTTTCAGACAAATAGATATCTTTTCGAGTCTTTTCAGAGAAAGGTTGTTGAACAGCTCAAAGGGTATGAAACGGTACTTGAGTTTTATTGTGGTAGTGGTTTTTTTACCATTCCTCTATCAAAAGAGGTTAGAAAAATTGTGGCAATTGACCAAAACGATGAGGCACTCAGATTGTTAAAACAGCAGGCCACTGGTAGAGCTGAAGTATTAAATACAGATTTAAAAAAAGATATCATCAATATAAAAGGTCGTTTCGATGCTGTGCTGGTCAACCCTGATAGGGATGGACTTTCTAAAGGGGTATTAAAGGTGATCATGGATAAAAAGCCTGAGATTATTGTTTATGTTTCCTGCAATCCCCAAACGATGTCAAGAGATATTAAAAATTTTATGAATAGATATAAAATGTGTCAATTCACTGTTGTTGATCAATTTTACAAAACTTACCATATAGAGTCTATTGCTGTGTTGACAGAACGTTAG
- a CDS encoding DNA recombination protein RmuC, protein MDYVVIGLVFLNLLFLVFLLKKVQSIDLSIIGQKIDMLDRNNSFMNNIVKDEIIQSRTELREMMQEQRRELFHNFQQLTEASAQKIVDLSSVQKEQLENFDKTLANFLSNINENLDATKLMLDNNLKQLREEISVSLKGLIDTNAKIIGELGQTQKQQLEQLSGNILQLTESLNGRFDKLKLSVDDRLEKIREDNTKQLDQMRQTVDEKLQGTLEKRLGESFRLVSERLEQVYKGLGEMQTLASGVGDLKKVLSNVKSRGILGEIQLEQMLEQVLAPEQYLKNVSPKNNNEKVEFAIKLPSKSDKDDIVLLPIDAKFPMEDYNRLLDAFDVGIMADIESASKQLEQRIRGAAKDIYEKYINPPVTTDFAVMYLPVEGLFAEVVRKPGLIDTIQKNYKVVIAGPTTLWAILNSLQMGFRTLAIEKRSSEVWQLLSAVKTEWSKYGEILDQVKKKLDQASDTIDKVRTRSNVVGRKLKSIEQLPDEEAKKVLELDDIIDE, encoded by the coding sequence ATGGATTATGTTGTAATAGGACTTGTTTTTTTAAATTTACTTTTTTTGGTTTTTCTTCTCAAAAAGGTTCAGTCTATTGATCTTTCTATCATTGGACAGAAAATAGATATGCTGGATAGAAACAATTCCTTCATGAATAATATTGTCAAAGATGAAATTATCCAGTCAAGGACAGAGTTGAGGGAGATGATGCAGGAGCAGAGGAGAGAATTGTTTCATAATTTTCAACAACTTACAGAAGCATCAGCCCAAAAGATAGTAGATTTATCCAGCGTTCAAAAAGAGCAACTTGAGAATTTTGATAAAACTCTTGCGAATTTCTTATCTAATATCAATGAAAATCTGGATGCAACAAAGTTGATGCTTGATAATAACCTAAAACAGCTAAGGGAAGAGATATCTGTAAGCCTTAAAGGGCTCATAGATACCAATGCCAAAATAATTGGGGAACTTGGTCAGACCCAGAAACAGCAGTTGGAGCAGTTGTCTGGTAATATCTTACAGCTCACAGAAAGTTTAAATGGTAGGTTTGATAAATTGAAATTATCCGTTGATGATAGATTGGAGAAGATACGAGAGGACAACACAAAGCAGCTGGATCAGATGAGGCAGACGGTTGATGAAAAATTGCAAGGTACACTTGAAAAAAGGTTAGGGGAATCGTTTAGACTTGTAAGTGAAAGGTTGGAGCAGGTTTATAAAGGTTTGGGGGAGATGCAAACTCTTGCAAGTGGTGTTGGGGATCTCAAAAAGGTTCTCTCAAACGTTAAATCAAGGGGGATATTAGGCGAGATACAGCTTGAGCAGATGTTGGAGCAGGTTTTGGCTCCGGAACAGTATTTAAAAAATGTTTCTCCTAAAAATAATAACGAAAAGGTTGAGTTTGCCATTAAGTTGCCCAGCAAATCTGATAAAGATGATATTGTGCTTTTACCTATAGATGCAAAATTTCCAATGGAAGATTACAATAGATTGCTGGATGCTTTTGATGTTGGTATCATGGCGGATATAGAATCTGCATCGAAACAACTGGAACAAAGAATAAGAGGGGCAGCTAAGGATATCTACGAAAAATATATCAATCCCCCTGTTACCACAGATTTTGCAGTGATGTATCTACCTGTGGAGGGGTTATTTGCCGAGGTAGTAAGGAAACCAGGGCTTATCGACACCATTCAGAAAAATTATAAAGTAGTTATTGCCGGTCCCACTACTTTATGGGCTATTTTAAATAGTCTCCAGATGGGTTTTAGAACTCTTGCTATAGAAAAACGCTCCAGTGAGGTATGGCAGCTTCTATCGGCTGTTAAAACAGAATGGTCGAAATATGGTGAGATATTAGATCAGGTTAAAAAGAAGCTGGATCAGGCTTCAGATACGATAGACAAGGTAAGAACCAGATCAAACGTAGTGGGCAGAAAATTGAAAAGTATTGAGCAACTTCCTGACGAAGAAGCGAAAAAAGTTTTAGAATTGGATGACATAATAGATGAATAA
- a CDS encoding HIT family protein: MDCIFCKIISGEIPSSKVYEDEDFLAILDIRPVNHGHTLLIPKKHFVNIFDTDDDIARKIYPVLIKISKGIKEGLLADGINIIQNNEKYAGQEVFHSHIHIIPRFREDSLKFTPRNLSYKDEDEKNKIVSKIREKIK; encoded by the coding sequence ATGGACTGCATTTTTTGTAAGATTATTTCAGGGGAAATACCATCTTCAAAGGTGTACGAAGATGAAGATTTTTTAGCTATCCTTGATATTAGACCTGTGAATCATGGGCATACTTTGTTAATTCCGAAAAAGCATTTTGTGAATATATTCGATACGGATGATGATATCGCCAGAAAGATATATCCAGTACTGATAAAGATTTCAAAAGGGATTAAAGAGGGGCTTTTAGCTGATGGTATAAATATCATTCAGAACAATGAAAAGTATGCTGGACAGGAGGTTTTCCACTCCCATATCCACATCATACCCCGTTTCAGAGAAGATAGCTTAAAATTTACTCCAAGGAATCTTTCTTATAAGGATGAAGATGAAAAAAACAAAATTGTATCAAAAATTAGAGAAAAAATAAAATAG